The genomic window ggggccggggccggggggttaTGAAGGGGCTCTGGTTTGCATAgtcccaccccaaaaaaaggaaaaaaaaaaaaaaaaaggggggggtggggggacacacgacacgaCACACCCCCCGGTTTCACGCCACCCCCACCGCTTTGAGTTgcgtggggacacgtggggacacgtGTGCGCAGGCCCCGGTCACACGctccggctctgccccggctggGTGGGAGGCTCGTGGTGGGGTCCTTCTTGGGGGacgcagagacaccccccccaacccccccccagcacgAGGAGGggaattgggggtggggggggggttctgccccccctccccctgtcTCAGCACCGTCCCGGTGGCCCCAGTAAGGCGGATTTGGGCCCACGGACTGGAAACGGCCGGGAGGGGAGACGGGGACCCACCGAGCCCCGGTCACCCCGGTACGGGAAGGGGGACCCCCGGTCCCGCACCCCTAGGgacacacatccccccccacaCGGGGACCCCCCAATCCTGCAcacatggggaccccccccgtcCCGTAcgcccacagggacccccccgacccccaggGACTCCCCCCCACCCTTGCACACGCAGGGGGACCCCGATCTTTCcccctttggggggggggggggggggggggggggctgtgtttCCAGCTCCCAACcggccccagcgcccccccccgcccccgtatCCGTGTCGCTGCTTGTGCGGGACCGTGCCCGTGGGACCGTGCCCCGTGTGTGTgtcccgtctccccccccccccctgcgaTGTTGCCCCCGCCCGTGGGGCTGATTCGGAGCCCGTGACGGTCCCCCCCGgtgcccgcccccagccccagcctcgcCCGGTGACCCAGGACCCCTCCGCTTCGGGGGACCCGGCCCGGGCGGTGCCCGCTGGGACCcagggcgctggggggggggggacccagccagAGCCTCTGCAGCCCCGttccgctccccccacccccgcccccagcccgATGCGGGAGCGCCCTCCGGCATCGCCCGGCGTCTGCGGCGCCTGTGGCTTTAAGGGATctcccgcgccgcccgccgcgtCACGGCGCGGGCGCCCAatggcggggcgcggggggggcgtggccggcgGAAGGCGGgaagcggcgggggcggggccagcgccaACATTGTTGCGCGCGGGGGGGAAGTGGCGGCCGTGATCGCTCCTCccgccgcgcgcgcgcgcccgggaccccccccccccctcccagggatCCCCGGGgatcccctcccccccccgtccccgggacccccccgacccccggggcacccctcccccccccttccctcggGGGTCTCCCCTCCCTCcggttccgcccccccccccggggctgctctcCGGGCcgccccccgaaccccccccccttccccccggcccccccccccccccctttcctccggGATCCCCCCCCATGGAGAACTTCCAGAAGGTGGAGAAGATCGGGGAGGGCACCTACGGCGTCGTGTACAAGGCCCGGAACAAGGTCACGGGGGAGGTGGTGGCGCTGAAGAAAATCCGCCTGGACAcgtgagttggggggggggggacgacgaggCACcgggaaccgggggggggggggggggggcgcagcaccggggccgggccgggccgggcctcagCCGCCATTCCCCGTAGGGAGACGGAGGGCGTCCCCAGCACGGCCATCCGGGAGATCTCCCTGCTGAAGGAGCTCAACCACCCCAACATCGTCaagtgagctggggggggggcggcacgCACCCCACGGGCGGGGGGAGGACACGCACAGGGGGGACTCCACGGGGGAGGGGAcgtggtgggggggacaccccacgAGCGGGGGGGGTCGGGGGCAGTGGGGGCTCGGTACGGCCCTGGCTGCGTCCTGGTGGCAacgtgggggggggggccacgCAGCCGGGGGGAGCCATGGGGTGACCCGTGACCGTGGGGACCCCGGTGGCCGCGGGACCCTCATGGCCGTGGCAGCCTCCGTGGCCGTGGGGACacccagggttgggggggggcttGCGGCCGTGGGACCCCTGTGGCTGCGGGACCCTCATGACCGTGGGGGTCCCCGGTGGCTGTGGGTGGCcatggccctgctggagctggacCCCCATGGCAAGCTGTGGCCATGCCCAGCCCCATGGCCGTGGGACCCTCATGGCCGTGGGGACCCCCGTCCATGGCAGTGGGCACCCAGTGGCCGTGGGACCCCCGTGCCCGTGGGGAGCTGTGGCCATGCCAAGCCCCATAGCCATGGGACCCTCATGACCGTGGGCACCCCGTGGCCATGGGACCCCTGTGGCTCTGgggagctgtggctgtgccaagcCCTGTGGCCAGGGGACCCTCATGACTGTGGACACCCCATGGCCATGGGGACCCCTATCCATGGCAGTGGGCACGCCGTGGCCATGGGACCCCCGTGCCCGTGGGAGGCTGTGGCCACGTCAAGCCCTGTGGCTGTGGGGAGCTGTGGCCATGGGGAACCGTGGCCATGCCAAGCCTTGTGGCCACGGGACCCTCATGACCATGGGGACCGCCCTGGCCACGGGACCACTGTGGTCGTGTCAAGCCCCATGGCAGTGGGCACCCTGTGGCCATGGGACCACTGTGGCCGTGGGAAGCTGTGTCCATGCCAAACCCCATGGCAGTGGTCACCCCGTGGTTGTGGGGAGCTGTGGCCATGCCAAACCTTTTGGCCACGGGGGGCTGTGGCTGCGGGGACCCCCCTGGCCATGGGACCACTGTGGCCGTGGGACCCTTATGACCGTGGGGAGCCGTGGCCATGGGCCCCCCCGGCGTGGTTGCCCCGTGGCCCAGGCGCTGCGGCTCCCGCAGGCTGCTGGACGTGATCCACACGGAGAACAAGCTCTACCTGGTCTTCGAGTTCCTGCACCAGGACCTGAAGAAGTTCATGGACTCCTCTTCCATCAGCGGCATCGCCCTGCCCCTCATCaaggtgggggtttggggggggggagcagggggggcccCCAGGCCTAGTGGGGGGGGGGTTCTCAGCcatgctgacccccccccccccccaacccccggttCTCCCCGCAGAGCTACctgttccagctgctgcagggcctGGCCTTCTGCCACGCTCACCGGGTGCTGCACCGCGACCTCAAGCCCCAGAACCTGCTCATCAACGCCGACGGCGCCATCAAACTGGCCGACTTCGGCCTGGCCCGCGCCTTCGGGGTGCCCGTGCGCACCTACACCCACGAGGTGGGGGccgggaagggggtggggggggtgttggttggGTTATGGGGTGCCGGTGCCCACGGTGGGCGTCCCCTCCCCGTGGCAGGTGGTGACACTCTGGTACCGAGCCCCCGAGATCCTGCTGGGCTGCAAGTACTACTCCACCGCCGT from Chroicocephalus ridibundus unplaced genomic scaffold, bChrRid1.1 SCAFFOLD_769, whole genome shotgun sequence includes these protein-coding regions:
- the LOC134509243 gene encoding cyclin-dependent kinase 2-like, whose amino-acid sequence is MENFQKVEKIGEGTYGVVYKARNKVTGEVVALKKIRLDTETEGVPSTAIREISLLKELNHPNIVKLLDVIHTENKLYLVFEFLHQDLKKFMDSSSISGIALPLIKSYLFQLLQGLAFCHAHRVLHRDLKPQNLLINADGAIKLADFGLARAFGVPVRTYTHEVVTLWYRAPEILLGCKYYSTAVDIWSLGCIFAEMALSFPPRLHLFLLPPRPQAPSFPPWLRLSVVRPSCVPPPRSVLPPPSSLFSPPDPS